A genomic region of Candidatus Eisenbacteria bacterium contains the following coding sequences:
- a CDS encoding CIA30 family protein codes for MLNRMLRQILIVAVSSLLIPWLVLIGAGVLPVSAQAQQPDIGDYIYCSPTYWFPNFSFAGHGAIYVGSYGAPYGDVVERRPSGIQFTTLSYLQGWYHNVRVTNVVAMPQSMRIAAAERAVEVAIAIQGGQHIPWYSEPFKLGPRDCISTFQQFYLDIGATEDQVGSPDDYVLPAGAWRFYKSGRDWDQSITGNGGVLTGGSQGGVESRPLWLNESHKSTLPLKRSSELLEQLMPSEALEGETGYPMIPDIIGISNAVSAAGMDYIDEETDQVIASILGAETIDAAYEHDYAVCARVRKLEVNDMLSVPADSTWWHVVNTIESSTDSSEVEISLIVQLNGALATLDSQYPVERYGSVSGTILNYQIRSANLIDAMFLVDRITQAADSLYSLSCANVSEPPEAMVFIRYARYEKPNIELTVDNRGEEHSVRFYGTVWTEPRSGADQWVDFDLDVPSGTSLVNLPVGGMYDAVIFAEDGLSLDKAYVPSGFWFSFNDNASGGTSQVSMSLNELVHEPFSIADTNFISPPLVEMTGIVTEDIPWSYIGVGYSPNQERDPIDVSSNCGIAFYAKGDEGQYRVKLETEAVTDNDYHGAFFTAPTDWELIFIPFSELQQEGWGLPVPWTGTDLHTISFVTTERPLPTVLLDFDRISFLSHNINAVDPFLFDSEKVTVWTTPNPFHGTMDFLLATSNRTAVMLDVFDIQGRRVRSLVENHVYESGLHRISWNGKGDNGQVVAGGVYFYRLKTMGREESNRIVLIR; via the coding sequence ATGTTAAATCGTATGCTCCGGCAAATACTAATAGTCGCTGTCTCTTCTCTTCTAATCCCCTGGCTTGTCCTGATCGGGGCCGGCGTTTTACCTGTTTCTGCTCAAGCTCAGCAACCTGATATTGGTGACTATATCTATTGCTCACCGACCTACTGGTTTCCCAATTTCTCTTTTGCGGGACATGGGGCAATTTATGTCGGCTCGTATGGGGCTCCATATGGAGATGTTGTTGAAAGAAGACCTAGTGGGATCCAATTCACGACTCTCTCTTATCTTCAAGGTTGGTACCATAACGTTCGTGTAACGAACGTCGTAGCCATGCCTCAATCCATGAGGATCGCAGCAGCTGAAAGAGCGGTTGAGGTGGCAATAGCGATTCAGGGGGGACAACACATCCCTTGGTACAGCGAGCCTTTCAAGCTTGGTCCCCGAGATTGCATCAGCACATTTCAACAATTCTATCTCGATATTGGTGCGACCGAAGATCAGGTTGGTTCCCCGGACGATTACGTACTACCAGCCGGGGCTTGGAGATTCTACAAATCCGGGCGCGATTGGGATCAAAGTATTACCGGGAATGGGGGTGTGCTGACTGGGGGAAGCCAAGGGGGTGTTGAGTCCCGGCCGCTTTGGCTTAATGAATCCCATAAATCGACCCTGCCACTCAAACGCTCATCTGAACTCCTCGAACAACTTATGCCTTCTGAGGCGCTGGAAGGAGAGACCGGGTATCCCATGATTCCCGATATCATCGGTATCAGTAACGCTGTCAGCGCCGCCGGTATGGATTATATTGATGAAGAAACTGATCAAGTGATCGCCTCCATCCTCGGCGCCGAAACCATCGATGCTGCCTATGAACACGATTATGCGGTCTGCGCCAGGGTTCGAAAGCTTGAGGTTAATGATATGCTTTCGGTTCCGGCCGATTCCACCTGGTGGCATGTGGTTAATACGATCGAATCCTCAACTGACTCGTCGGAGGTTGAGATTTCCCTCATCGTTCAGTTGAATGGGGCTTTGGCTACTCTCGATTCCCAATACCCAGTGGAACGCTATGGTAGTGTCTCCGGGACGATTCTTAACTATCAGATTCGGTCAGCCAATCTCATCGACGCGATGTTCTTAGTCGACAGAATCACCCAAGCCGCAGACTCGCTGTACAGTCTTTCCTGCGCGAACGTTTCGGAGCCGCCGGAAGCCATGGTATTTATCCGATATGCGCGCTACGAGAAACCCAATATTGAACTGACAGTGGATAACCGAGGAGAAGAGCATTCCGTCCGTTTTTATGGAACTGTCTGGACTGAACCTCGCAGTGGCGCCGATCAGTGGGTCGATTTCGATCTGGATGTTCCCTCGGGTACTAGCCTGGTCAATCTTCCTGTGGGTGGAATGTACGATGCCGTAATATTCGCCGAGGATGGGCTGTCTTTGGATAAAGCCTACGTGCCAAGCGGATTCTGGTTTAGCTTTAATGATAATGCCAGTGGCGGTACGTCACAGGTTTCCATGAGTCTTAATGAATTGGTTCATGAACCTTTTTCAATAGCAGATACAAACTTCATTAGCCCACCGCTTGTAGAAATGACCGGTATTGTCACAGAAGATATCCCCTGGAGCTACATCGGGGTTGGTTATTCCCCGAATCAAGAGCGTGATCCCATTGACGTCAGCAGCAACTGTGGAATTGCTTTTTATGCGAAAGGTGATGAAGGTCAGTACAGAGTCAAACTCGAGACCGAAGCGGTTACGGACAATGACTATCATGGGGCATTTTTCACTGCTCCGACAGACTGGGAGCTCATTTTCATCCCGTTTTCCGAACTACAGCAGGAAGGATGGGGGCTACCTGTCCCTTGGACTGGCACCGATCTCCATACGATCAGCTTCGTCACGACAGAACGTCCCCTCCCGACCGTTCTCCTGGATTTTGATCGTATTTCATTCCTTTCTCACAATATCAACGCAGTTGATCCGTTCCTGTTTGATTCGGAGAAAGTCACTGTTTGGACCACGCCCAATCCGTTCCATGGAACAATGGATTTCTTGTTGGCAACATCTAATCGAACCGCTGTTATGCTAGATGTTTTTGATATACAAGGTCGGCGTGTCCGTTCACTTGTAGAGAACCACGTCTACGAATCTGGTTTGCACCGGATCTCGTGGAATGGGAAGGGCGACAACGGCCAGGTGGTGGCCGGCGGCGTCTACTTCTACCGGCTCAAGACCATGGGTCGTGAGGAGTCAAATCGAATCGTGCTGATACGCTGA
- a CDS encoding tyrosine-type recombinase/integrase produces the protein MKLKDACTLFANANSINDISPHTRRAYTSDLRQLNKFLKLEIALAAITPAMVNQWAQSLADEGYLPASRRRKLATTRVFFNYCVQIDLITISPMEKIRFRFPMRMVPPPVLSSDEARQFLATIRATTSINPIQQPTRSLQKELIVWRNRAIVELLLSTGMRVGELTNLNMEDLDTIEGAIRIRGKGQRFRQAFVVDPIALEALQAYKTLRLQVSTTSSYLFLNRLGNRLGPQGVALLLRMLANSVGIQRRITPHMLRHTAATLLILNGADIRLVQEVLGHSSISTTQRYTHITKPQMKNMLIRYNHMQALAA, from the coding sequence GTGAAACTGAAAGACGCTTGCACGCTATTCGCCAATGCCAATTCAATCAACGATATTTCTCCACATACCCGAAGAGCCTATACAAGTGATCTGAGACAATTGAATAAATTCCTCAAACTGGAAATCGCTCTTGCTGCTATCACTCCGGCAATGGTAAACCAGTGGGCTCAGTCTCTCGCAGATGAGGGATATCTCCCCGCCTCTCGCCGACGCAAGCTTGCCACCACAAGAGTTTTCTTCAATTACTGTGTGCAGATCGACCTGATTACAATCTCCCCGATGGAAAAGATTCGGTTCCGTTTTCCAATGCGAATGGTCCCACCTCCGGTGTTAAGCTCAGATGAGGCGCGGCAGTTTCTCGCTACAATCCGGGCGACGACGAGTATCAATCCTATTCAACAACCGACGCGGTCTCTTCAAAAAGAACTGATAGTCTGGCGCAATCGAGCAATTGTCGAATTACTCCTTAGCACAGGAATGCGTGTGGGTGAATTAACAAATCTCAATATGGAGGATTTGGATACTATAGAGGGGGCAATCAGAATCCGCGGGAAAGGACAGCGCTTTCGGCAGGCATTTGTCGTTGATCCCATTGCCCTAGAGGCGCTTCAAGCCTATAAAACCCTACGTTTGCAGGTCTCAACAACTTCATCATATCTCTTCCTGAATCGGCTCGGTAATCGACTCGGACCGCAGGGAGTGGCTCTACTCTTGCGTATGCTTGCGAACTCCGTGGGGATTCAACGGAGAATCACCCCGCATATGTTACGACATACTGCTGCGACACTGCTAATTTTGAATGGTGCGGATATACGCCTTGTGCAGGAGGTTCTCGGTCATTCATCGATTAGTACAACGCAACGATACACCCATATCACCAAACCACAGATGAAGAATATGCTGATTCGATACAACCACATGCAGGCTCTCGCTGCCTAG
- a CDS encoding glycosyltransferase, giving the protein MPRISVIVPIYNGIAFLQSFFHSLGMALPDQTQLILIDDASTEPVFDAVPAIPRASDVLRLRNDQNSGYSVAVNRGFEVANGDIIVQLNTDLILDPNSIKAMIDLIEREPRVGIVGSKLIFPTTGLVQHVGMAFGHHTKPHVYFELPSSHPLCKKTREVQITTGATVGMTRAVLDQLGPLDERYFNHNEDIDHCLKARRLGLKNFVCAQSIAYHWESQSGPARFARVEASEASFWSTWGGAYDIDLGRFVDEALDHVIAQAPSLETTSFEILNLSRGVDESIVLERLAQRWRGIQDHVRPVRQLNNPVERLWLPMVLPHWVVTEPKPFIYLVDQYRELEENVLWFQNRRRVVEDELIVDLRAGVVRTSEGFC; this is encoded by the coding sequence ATGCCTCGGATCAGTGTCATCGTACCAATTTATAATGGCATTGCCTTTCTGCAATCGTTCTTTCACTCGTTGGGTATGGCTCTCCCTGACCAGACGCAGCTTATTCTCATAGATGACGCTTCGACGGAGCCGGTGTTTGATGCAGTACCCGCAATCCCGAGGGCGAGTGATGTCTTGCGTCTTCGGAATGATCAGAATTCCGGCTATTCAGTCGCTGTTAATCGAGGATTTGAAGTGGCTAATGGCGACATTATTGTCCAACTCAACACCGATCTCATTCTTGACCCCAACAGCATCAAGGCGATGATCGACCTAATCGAACGCGAACCGAGGGTCGGAATTGTCGGCTCCAAGTTGATTTTTCCGACGACTGGTCTCGTTCAACATGTGGGTATGGCCTTCGGTCATCACACCAAACCTCACGTGTACTTTGAGCTTCCGTCTAGTCACCCGCTGTGTAAAAAAACACGCGAGGTTCAAATCACGACCGGCGCAACTGTTGGAATGACCCGCGCTGTACTTGATCAGTTGGGCCCGCTAGATGAACGGTACTTCAATCATAACGAGGACATCGACCACTGCCTTAAAGCCCGACGACTGGGTCTAAAGAATTTTGTGTGTGCCCAATCAATTGCCTACCACTGGGAGAGCCAGTCTGGACCGGCGCGCTTCGCGAGGGTCGAGGCTTCCGAAGCATCGTTCTGGTCCACATGGGGAGGAGCTTACGACATCGACTTGGGCAGATTCGTTGATGAGGCTCTGGATCATGTTATCGCCCAGGCTCCCTCACTGGAGACGACCAGCTTCGAAATTCTCAACTTATCCCGCGGAGTCGATGAATCGATCGTCCTCGAGCGGCTTGCGCAGCGTTGGCGGGGAATTCAGGATCACGTTCGCCCGGTCCGCCAGTTGAATAATCCCGTAGAACGGCTCTGGCTCCCGATGGTGCTCCCCCACTGGGTGGTCACTGAGCCCAAGCCTTTTATCTACCTGGTTGATCAATATCGAGAGCTCGAAGAGAACGTTCTTTGGTTCCAGAATCGGCGGCGCGTCGTTGAAGACGAGTTGATCGTCGACCTGAGAGCCGGGGTCGTAAGAACATCGGAGGGCTTCTGCTAG
- a CDS encoding DegT/DnrJ/EryC1/StrS family aminotransferase, whose amino-acid sequence MINLFQPNLGDAEIEAIREVFTSNWLGPGVRAQAFERKFAEYIGRPPSELITVSNCTEGLFQAVTALGLGPGDDVIFPSVGFVGAAHAVRNSGARVVLCDVDSTTLNPRIEHFEHAITEKTRAAIILHYGGYPGDVVELSKFAEARSISMIEDAACALGSFTMEKACGTFGEVGAWSFDSMKMLVTGDGGMVWAKRQLIADKIRAGIRLGVESSGFHRRTRSAQWWEINPVMIGRRGTMNDIAAAVGLVQLDRLPGFLCQRAEVAARYDAELSDLVWLRLPPRAPARAARTFYWVQTAPETRDRLALYLLQHEIYTSFRYWPLHKTRMYQSHRAFPGADLAAASTLLLPLHQGLSTTDVSRVIDAVRRFPA is encoded by the coding sequence ATGATTAACCTGTTCCAGCCGAATCTAGGTGATGCTGAGATCGAGGCGATTCGCGAGGTATTCACCTCCAACTGGCTTGGACCGGGAGTGCGCGCTCAAGCCTTCGAGCGGAAGTTCGCAGAATATATTGGTCGTCCACCGTCCGAGCTAATAACCGTCTCGAACTGTACCGAGGGATTATTCCAGGCAGTCACCGCACTGGGGTTAGGGCCGGGAGACGACGTGATTTTTCCTTCGGTGGGCTTTGTAGGCGCTGCGCACGCAGTACGTAATAGTGGCGCACGAGTCGTGCTGTGCGACGTTGACTCTACGACACTGAATCCCCGTATTGAACACTTCGAACATGCAATCACGGAGAAGACGAGAGCGGCGATCATCCTTCACTACGGCGGTTATCCAGGCGATGTAGTGGAGCTCTCCAAATTTGCAGAGGCGCGATCAATTTCGATGATTGAGGATGCCGCATGCGCGTTGGGGTCCTTCACGATGGAGAAGGCCTGTGGGACCTTTGGTGAGGTGGGAGCCTGGTCCTTTGATTCGATGAAGATGTTGGTCACCGGAGACGGAGGAATGGTATGGGCCAAGCGCCAGCTGATAGCAGACAAGATACGTGCTGGGATTAGGCTTGGTGTTGAGTCATCTGGATTCCACCGACGAACTCGCTCTGCCCAGTGGTGGGAAATCAATCCGGTCATGATAGGACGCCGCGGAACAATGAACGATATTGCAGCGGCAGTTGGATTAGTGCAACTCGATCGGCTGCCAGGCTTTCTCTGTCAGCGCGCTGAGGTTGCGGCAAGGTACGATGCTGAGTTGTCCGATCTGGTGTGGCTTCGCTTGCCTCCAAGAGCTCCCGCTCGAGCTGCCCGAACGTTCTATTGGGTTCAAACAGCTCCCGAGACTCGCGATCGATTGGCGCTGTACCTCCTACAACATGAGATCTACACGAGCTTTCGCTACTGGCCGCTACACAAGACTCGAATGTATCAGTCGCATAGGGCATTTCCGGGAGCCGACCTAGCAGCAGCGTCGACCCTTCTGTTGCCACTGCATCAGGGTCTCTCGACGACTGATGTTAGTCGCGTCATTGACGCGGTTCGAAGGTTTCCAGCGTGA